The following DNA comes from Palaemon carinicauda isolate YSFRI2023 chromosome 27, ASM3689809v2, whole genome shotgun sequence.
tatgtgttatatatgtatatatgtaatatatatattatatatatatatatatttatatatatatatatatatatatagatataatatatatatatatatattatatgatatatatgtatatgtatatgtatatgtatatgtactatgtatatgtatatgtataagtatatgtatatgtatatgttttatgtaattaagatatgtatatatatatataaaatatatatatatatatatatatatatatatatatatatatatgtgtgtgtgtatgtgtttgtgtttgtgtattgtagtattgtatatatatatatatatatatatataaatattatatactatactatatatatatactatatatattatatactatatatatatacacacagtattataATGGGTGTATTTCTGCGTGTGATCGAATAAGtatttatatttgcatttatatttatatacgtaaatatatatttatgaataatattatataaatatttggtgGTATAAATGACCATATCTACGTATATAgatatttgtgcatatatagagGAACAAGATATTCCGGAAAGAAAATAATATCATGAACAATTTCTTCCTTCTACTTATTTTTTCAACTGCGTCGCTCTGTAAGCCTTGATTTCGAATGGGAAGTGAAAGAAGAATTATTTCTTATCTGGTGGGATTCGCACCCACGCACAATTAGCAGTTGCAGGGTGCCTTAATCAGCCCATGACCTATTGGTTTCGAGGCTTCCAGgggcaaaggtaataaaaaaaaagtgcagGGATATGGAGAACTTCAAAGGGATGTATGGAATTTAGAAATGGTTACATTTGATCTGTGTAAATTTCACCTATTTGgttcagaaaatatttatttagaggacctccttatttttctctctctctctctttctctctctctctctctctcctctctctctctctactctctctctctctcctctctctctctctctctctctctctctctctctcctctaaccattatttattttataggacctctctctctctctctctctctctctctctctctctcttctctctctctctctctctctaaccattatTTATTTAtaggaccctctctctctctctctctctctctctctctctctctctccatctctctctctctctctctctctctcaaaccaatacTTTTAGAGgaccccttctctttctctctctctctctctctctcctctctctctctctctctctctctctctctctctctctctctctctctctcttaattatatatttagaggacctctctctctctctctctctctctctctctctcctctctctctctctctcttctctctctctctctaaccattatTTATTtataggacctctctctctctctctctttctctctctctctctttctctcatctctctttctctctctctctctctttctctctctctctctctttctctctctctctctctctcttctctctctctctctctctctctctctctctctctctctctctctctctctgtactttacgAAATATCGCCTGAAAATCTGATTTGATCTTGTTAGATTTAATAGTTTAACTTGATCATTGTTGCTCAATATTTTCCAAATGAATATGGAACTAAAACTTTTATGATTGGATATATAGAAATAACTGTAGTCTTGTCTAGCGATaaattaatttcattgttttttagcaaatatatataattaggctCGAAAATTTAATCGTTTACTTGATGGATGTGTTTTTGGAGAAATTAAAATTCTgaatatataacttattttttggCTTTGAAATGGATCTGTGAAAAAGCCTAGACAaacgtattgattttttttcattacgctggttttttttttttttttttttttttttttttttgtattgcatacatacatatataggaatgAATATTGGTGCTTCATTGAAAAATGCTTTATATTCTCCTGATACACGCCTCATTTTTTTATACATGCGCTCCCAAAAAAACGAAATTTTAATCTCAATTTCTCCGTGAAAAATAtaactgttctcagccatatttcggtaaaatacaggagaccgtaatttataccctatggtatcttttacgggttggtgaccgtaatatcacttctttacccttaatatatctgttttttaaaactgtaaatgcctggcaacattcatttcaggatttttaccattaCGCTAAATTTTTAACAAGTGTACATTATACAAGTCTAAGTAGATAGATTTTACATCTACTTTTGTTACATGTagtaggaaattatataaaaaaaaaaacataaacaaaactaaattaacACAGTTAGACTAccaaaaagattaaagaaaattaaaatttgttaTCCGAACAAAAGTTTGAGTTAAATTTGACTGGAATTACTTTTGATAAGAGCTAAtatctttcatctctctctctctctctctctctctctctctctctctctctctctctcctctctctctctctctctcgcgcgctttAGATTTATAAGTATCTTATTTCTGTAAAGAGTAAATCATGTGATACTCTTTTTAACCCAGAGAAAAGAGAATTAAAAAAGGATTTTGTTTCCTAAGCTTTTGTGAATGCTGTGGAACTTGTTGTAcgtcaaatgtatgtatataaaaaaagaatatttagtgGAAAAGATATCCTATTATTTTATCTGTATAAAATCATAGTACCTTAAGACTTTATATTAATAGGATCCTGTGCCACTCCTGAACAACAGGATACGATCCTAcgaaaaaataatttatgtaaaaatGTATGGAAGCGATGTGTTTAAAAATCTTCGAAGCGCAGATGTGTGaatttatataatgcatatttatttttcatggtttttattCACTTTGCAACAATACACTTCATGATTTTTAGCTACATGTAAAGTTTGAGATGTTTACACCACATACTCCGGTGAAAGTGTGTATGTGATGTCAAAGAGCGTTTGTAAAATGATGTACTGTTTTTCCGTGTGTATAGATACATCAGCAAACTCAAAAGTAAATATTGTAGTGTATAATTATGATTTAAGTaggtttcttttttataaaatttttcctCCGATTGTATCTTAAATCCGTGATTGTTTTTCCCGTGTATCAAGGTGAAAATAAAAACTCAATCAATGGCCTTTCTTCTCTTTATTATCCAATTTCAGTGTTGTAGTGGTATAACCATGGATGGGCTTAGAAATTAAGAATACAGGAGTTCGAGTACTTGGTGCCCATAGTAAGAGGCTAGTGGAATCATGGACCAAGAGGTGAGACATCAAATTCAGGCAGGGTGGAATAACTGGAGGTCTGCATCTGAGGTTCTCTGTGCCAAGAAAGTTCTTCAGAGATTAAAGAGAGCGTTTCATAAAAAGGTGTCGATTTTCGGTTCCATTTTCATCgtaatagatgctcgccagaacgtcagccgtggAAGCTCGACCCACCACAGTTCTGCCCAACCACGGTAGTAGCCTCTCTAGTAAACGGCTAACACTTACGGTCCCAAGCAagatcgatctgccaccatgcgaatgctaggaaaTAAGTTACTGCTGTACTAACCAGGACGATTGTAAGACCAGCTATCTTATATGGAACAGAAACGGCTATCGTaaggaagacagaagagaagaagatg
Coding sequences within:
- the LOC137621044 gene encoding uncharacterized protein, whose translation is MDQEVRHQIQAGWNNWRSASEVLCAKKVLQRLKRAFHKKVSIFGSIFIVIDARQNVSRGSSTHHSSAQPRTIVRPAILYGTETAIVRKTEEKKMDVTEKRMSRWISGVEREDRIRDEYMRINKGS